A genomic region of Brevibacillus sp. JNUCC-41 contains the following coding sequences:
- a CDS encoding anti-repressor SinI family protein gives MEANNEREEWVYLMLEAKSLGLSIEEVREFIKGK, from the coding sequence ATGGAAGCTAACAATGAACGGGAAGAATGGGTTTATCTAATGTTAGAGGCTAAAAGTTTAGGTTTATCTATTGAAGAGGTGCGGGAGTTCATAAAAGGAAAATGA
- a CDS encoding replication-associated recombination protein A, which translates to MNIKPLAFRMRPRSIDEIIGQEHLVGEGKIIARMVKAKQLSSMILYGPPGIGKTSIASAIAGSTKFAFRTLNAVTNNKKDMEIVAAEAKMSGKVILLLDEVHRLDKAKQDFLLPYLENGMITLIGATTSNPYHAINPAIRSRCQIFELKSLDTNDITKALERALHDEERGLGAYKTDVTLDALTHFATASNGDVRSALNALELAVISTEPNESGTIHIDLQIAEECMQKKSFSHDKDGDAHYDVLSAFQKSIRGSDVNAALHYLGRLVEAGDLVSIARRLVVIAYEDIALANPQAGPRALAAVEAAERLGFPEARIPLANSVIELCLSPKSNTAIVAIDAALSDIRSGHSGDVPDHLKDAHYKGATDLGRGIDYLYPHNYENGWVKQQYLPDKLRSKKYYKPKKSGKFEQALASVYENIEKKK; encoded by the coding sequence ATGAATATAAAACCGCTTGCTTTCCGGATGCGGCCTCGGTCGATTGATGAGATCATCGGTCAGGAGCATCTGGTCGGTGAAGGAAAAATTATCGCGAGGATGGTGAAAGCCAAACAGCTTTCATCCATGATCCTGTATGGTCCGCCGGGAATTGGCAAGACATCGATTGCAAGTGCGATTGCCGGAAGCACGAAGTTTGCTTTCCGGACGCTGAACGCGGTGACCAATAATAAAAAGGATATGGAAATCGTGGCAGCGGAGGCTAAGATGTCCGGGAAAGTGATTCTGCTGCTCGATGAGGTTCATCGACTCGATAAGGCGAAGCAGGACTTCCTATTGCCTTATCTCGAAAACGGGATGATCACCTTGATCGGTGCAACAACCAGCAATCCCTATCATGCCATCAATCCGGCCATCAGAAGCCGGTGCCAGATTTTCGAGCTCAAATCATTGGATACCAATGATATAACCAAAGCCCTGGAACGGGCACTTCATGATGAAGAGCGGGGGCTTGGTGCGTATAAAACCGATGTCACCCTTGATGCCCTCACCCATTTCGCGACCGCTTCGAACGGAGATGTCCGCAGTGCCCTTAACGCTCTTGAGCTCGCCGTCATTTCCACCGAACCCAATGAATCCGGAACCATTCATATAGATCTGCAAATTGCCGAGGAATGCATGCAGAAAAAAAGCTTTTCACATGACAAGGATGGAGATGCCCATTATGATGTACTGTCGGCATTCCAAAAATCAATTCGCGGCAGTGATGTGAATGCAGCCCTTCATTATTTGGGGCGCTTGGTCGAAGCCGGTGATCTTGTCAGCATTGCCCGCCGCTTGGTAGTCATCGCTTACGAGGACATAGCTCTTGCCAATCCGCAGGCTGGTCCTAGGGCCCTCGCTGCAGTCGAAGCCGCTGAACGACTCGGTTTTCCCGAAGCCCGGATTCCACTTGCCAACTCAGTGATCGAGTTATGCCTATCACCTAAATCAAACACGGCCATTGTCGCAATTGATGCAGCGCTTTCCGACATACGCAGCGGCCATAGTGGAGATGTACCAGATCATCTTAAGGATGCCCATTACAAAGGAGCCACAGATCTCGGACGAGGCATCGACTACCTTTATCCCCATAACTACGAGAATGGCTGGGTGAAGCAACAATACTTACCGGACAAACTGCGCAGCAAAAAATATTACAAACCGAAAAAGAGCGGGAAATTTGAACAAGCCCTTGCCTCGGTCTACGAAAATATCGAGAAGAAAAAATAA
- a CDS encoding LytR family transcriptional regulator, giving the protein MRHEKKKKKKRTWLKVVGIIVLLFLLAGGAFAYSVWNHLTKTVDTMHTPIDRTTDKRTKDLALSDQEPFSMLMLGVDERDGDKGRSDTMIVLTVNPQKKSVKMLSIPRDTRTEIVGHGTQDKINHAFAFGGAKMSMDTVENFLDIPIDYYMKINMEGFKDIVDAVGGVTVQNDLDFTSDGIHFAKGTQTLNGKEALAYSRMRHDDPSGDFGRQSRQRAIIEAVIKEGASLSSLTKYDEVFDALGNNIQTNLTFDDMMDIQKNYRDASKSITQSSINGNGTKIDGIYYYIVSDEEKEKVQSELKEQLSIK; this is encoded by the coding sequence ATGAGACATGAAAAAAAGAAGAAAAAGAAACGGACATGGCTGAAGGTAGTCGGGATAATTGTCCTACTTTTCTTATTAGCTGGGGGAGCTTTTGCCTACTCCGTATGGAATCATCTGACTAAAACTGTTGACACGATGCATACACCAATAGACCGTACCACGGATAAACGAACGAAAGACCTTGCCCTATCAGATCAGGAGCCATTCTCTATGCTCATGCTTGGTGTCGATGAACGTGATGGCGACAAAGGGCGTTCAGATACAATGATCGTCTTGACAGTCAATCCACAAAAGAAATCGGTCAAAATGCTAAGCATTCCGCGTGATACACGGACCGAAATCGTCGGTCATGGTACACAGGACAAAATCAACCATGCATTTGCCTTCGGCGGAGCGAAAATGTCCATGGATACCGTTGAAAACTTCCTTGATATCCCAATCGACTATTATATGAAAATCAATATGGAAGGCTTCAAGGATATCGTTGACGCAGTCGGCGGCGTGACCGTGCAAAACGATTTGGACTTCACCTCCGATGGCATTCATTTTGCAAAAGGAACGCAGACCCTTAACGGGAAAGAAGCGCTTGCCTATTCAAGAATGAGACATGATGATCCAAGTGGTGATTTTGGCCGTCAATCCAGACAACGTGCCATCATCGAAGCAGTCATCAAGGAAGGCGCAAGCCTTTCATCCTTGACGAAATACGATGAAGTCTTCGATGCACTCGGTAATAATATCCAGACTAATTTGACGTTTGATGACATGATGGACATCCAAAAGAACTACAGAGATGCAAGCAAAAGCATTACCCAATCATCCATAAACGGCAACGGAACGAAAATCGACGGAATCTACTATTATATTGTGTCGGATGAAGAAAAAGAAAAGGTTCAATCCGAATTAAAAGAACAATTATCCATTAAATAA
- the cymR gene encoding cysteine metabolism transcriptional regulator CymR: protein MKISTKGRYGLTIMIELAKHYGEGPKSLKSIAQTHNLSEHYLEQLIAPLRNAGLVKSVRGAYGGYVLSKDPQEITSGDVIRVLEGPITPVEGIEDEEPVKRQLWIRIRDAVKDVLDNTTLMDLASYKDTGEIDSYMYYI, encoded by the coding sequence ATGAAGATATCTACTAAAGGCCGTTATGGTTTGACGATCATGATCGAGCTTGCTAAACATTATGGAGAAGGACCGAAGAGTTTGAAATCGATTGCCCAGACGCATAATCTGTCGGAGCATTATTTGGAGCAATTGATTGCACCGCTTCGTAATGCGGGGTTGGTGAAGAGTGTCCGCGGTGCGTATGGCGGGTATGTCCTGTCTAAAGATCCTCAGGAGATTACTTCGGGTGATGTCATTCGTGTATTGGAAGGGCCGATTACCCCTGTTGAAGGAATTGAGGATGAGGAGCCTGTTAAGCGCCAGCTTTGGATCAGGATTCGCGATGCCGTGAAGGATGTATTGGATAATACGACGCTTATGGATTTGGCGAGCTACAAGGATACGGGTGAAATCGATTCTTATATGTATTATATTTAA